A window of the Brassica oleracea var. oleracea cultivar TO1000 chromosome C1, BOL, whole genome shotgun sequence genome harbors these coding sequences:
- the LOC106298658 gene encoding uncharacterized protein LOC106298658, with amino-acid sequence MDSGQLMEPDPPEPPDPPLSSVRTSNRSFSPVKALILCKSHIINGVSFLDRSVFSKKPSISSFHLLLPSSASEPFMSPDLNMNLSQISVYSASGVLWLSISSMILVLRSSSTSVPVAGLLVLGLGSSNGLITAECGLFLWVSLSPVAVTVCFTSQLVNLAVASCTGCSALITTSCFIHLPTIQPFQGLSIVHLLLFQSQELYH; translated from the exons ATGGATTCCGGTCAGTTGATGGAGCCTGACCCTCCAGAACCTCCCGATCCACCCTTATCTTCCGTTAGAACCTCTAACAGATCCTTCTCTCCCGTTAAAGCTCTCATCCTCTGCAAATCCCATATCATCAATGGAGTTTCATTCTTAGACAGATCTGTTTTTTCCAAGAAACCTTCCATCTCATCTTTCCATCTCTTGTTACCGTCCTCTGCTTCAGAACCATTCATGAGTCCAGATTTAAATATGAATCTTTCTCAGATCTCAGTGTATTCTGCCTCTGGAGTTCTTTGGCTTTCCATCTCCTCTATGATTTTGGTCCTAAGAAGTTCTTCTACTTCGGTCCCGGTGGCTGGTTTGTTGGTGCTTGGTTTGGGTTCCTCCAATGGCCTTATTACTGCAGAATGCGGTCTCTTTTTATGGGTTTCTTTGTCTCCCGTCGCAGTCACTGTATGTTTTACCTCACAGCTTGTCAATCTGGCTGTAGCTTCGTGCACGGGTTGCTCGGCCCTCATCACCACCTCATGCTTCATTCATCTCCCAACAATCCAG CCATTTCAAGGATTGTCAATTGTGCACTTGCTGCTGTTTCAATCACAGGAATTATATCACTGA